From Carya illinoinensis cultivar Pawnee chromosome 5, C.illinoinensisPawnee_v1, whole genome shotgun sequence, one genomic window encodes:
- the LOC122310856 gene encoding PI-PLC X-box domain-containing protein DDB_G0293730 produces MGSQVSKQVKRRKAISTEKKSLCDLQGGCGHEFPGSDYRPPDRKNWMSGLNPEKLRVNQIVWPGTHDSATNKIGFPFVSRPFAQCQSLSIYHQLVRGTRVLDIRVQEDRRVCHGILVTYSIDTVIKDIKKFLSETQSEIIILEIRTEFGHQDPADFGKYLEDQLGEFLIHQDDHVFGKTIAELLPKRIICVWKPRNSPHPKPGSPLWSAGYLKDNWIDTDLPSTKFESNLKHLSEQPPVSSRKFFYRVENTVTPQADNPVLCVKPVTGRIHKYARLFITQCVSRSCADRLQIFSTDFIDEDFVDACVGLTHARIEGKA; encoded by the coding sequence ATGGGTTCCCAGGTTTCCAAACAAGTGAAGCGACGAAAGGCGATCTCGACGGAGAAGAAAAGTCTGTGTGATCTTCAAGGAGGCTGTGGTCATGAATTTCCCGGCAGTGACTACAGGCCTCCAGATAGAAAGAACTGGATGTCTGGCCTCAACCCAGAGAAGCTTCGTGTGAATCAGATAGTATGGCCTGGAACCCATGATTCTGCTACCAACAAGATCGGCTTCCCATTCGTTTCTCGCCCTTTTGCGCAATGCCAGTCTTTGTCCATCTATCACCAACTTGTGAGAGGCACCAGGGTTCTTGATATCCGAGTTCAGGAGGATCGCCGCGTGTGCCATGGAATCCTTGTCACATATAGTATTGACACTGTCATCAAAGATATCAAGAAGTTCTTGTCGGAGACACAGTCAGAGATCATAATCTTGGAGATTCGCACCGAGTTTGGGCACCAAGACCCTGCTGACTTTGGTAAGTACCTGGAGGATCAGCTTGGGGAGTTTCTGATTCATCAGGATGACCATGTGTTTGGAAAAACAATTGCAGAACTGTTGCCAAAGAGAATTATCTGTGTATGGAAGCCGAGGAATTCACCTCACCCCAAGCCTGGGAGCCCCTTATGGAGTGCTGGTTATTTGAAGGATAATTGGATTGACACGGATTTGCCATCGACAAAGTTCGAGAGCAACTTGAAGCATTTGAGCGAGCAACCACCGGTTTCATCGAGGAAATTCTTTTACAGGGTGGAGAATACAGTCACCCCACAGGCTGATAACCCAGTCTTGTGTGTTAAGCCCGTGACAGGACGGATTCACAAGTATGCAAGGTTGTTTATTACTCAGTGCGTCTCCAGGAGTTGCGCGGATCGATTGCAGATCTTCTCCACGGATTTCATTGATGAGGATTTTGTCGATGCATGCGTTGGGCTTACACATGCAAGGATCGAAGGGAAAGCCTAA